The genomic region ACTTTAGCAGTTTGCTCACCGCCTCTCGTGATACATGCAGTTTCTCACTTTGGAAtggttataataaataaataaataaataaataaataaataaacaaaacaacaatgtGTCTGGTCAGAGGCATGAATACAGTGTGAGATACACACCTGCCCAGACTGcagaccctacttgggacaagaggGTATTGGTAacttacatatatattatattgatGGATATAAACTCTATTAATAGGCAATAACTGATTGTTACCTTCACCTTTCCAGCCCATGTCATTTCATCAGTTTTACCACACACTGATTTTCTGTACCAGTGAAAAGACCTTTCATTGCAGCAGGTATTTGAATATGAGAACAAAGTTGGGTGACAGAAGGCAACTTGTAGAAACCCAGAGCTCATCTTACATTCCTCTGACACTTCCCTCCACTTACAGCAGTGAGATACTtagttattcatccatttacactgctgagtaattcaactgagggtaagtaccttgctcaagggtactagagccagaggtggggatttgaacctgtaacctttggggccaaagacagcagctttaaaagctacgctaccagctgcacctgAGTGCTAGAGCCTGAACTTCAGTTCTTTGCTAGTCCGTTGTGGGTTGGGTCAGCCTGGGGGGGTCTCCAtgcctgggggtgggggaggggggcgtgacTATCAGCCTCCGGTTCTTCTCCTCAGTGAGGACCACCTGGGTGTTGGGGCACGGCCCAACTAGACTTACATCACAGCGCCCAGAGGAAGAGGAATTAAACGGCGAAGTCTCTCCACCCTCCACCTAAGCTTTCGTGTCTAATCACACTTCCCATTGTCTCTGCGGCTGTTTTGAATAAAGTTAttaaagtgggggggggaagagaaaatCACCGTTATGAAATGTTCCAGTGACGCAGCGCTTTGTTCTCCGCATCGTGATGTACAATGTGATCCTGGCAGCGCCACCCAACAGAATCAAACTGGTGAAATCTGGGAGTTTACAGTGGGGGGAGGATGCTGGAAcagccccgcccccctcccccaagcaGCCAGCACTAACGTGGACGGTCGGCCACAGGGCTCCTGCGTGCATCTCCCCCCGACGGTCGCTTCCCTCGCGttaacagatgttttgtttctttctatttCCGGcagtttccatgacaaccaAACACTATTGACAACTACAGAgtcgcacaaacacacaacgaTGCTGCTTATCTGTATCAGGCAGCTTCGTGGCAACAATGCGGCAGCACTGTGAAACACAGAGAAATTTCCGGAACGAATATTCGGTTGAGGAAAACATTTGTCAGGAGCAGTCGAAGGCACAGTGACACGGTAGGGGATTTCACTTCTGTGACACCTGGGGGTCAGAGGCTGTCGTGGCACCAACTTGATGGTGTCCCCCACTggaggaacaggaggaggaggcctgGGTGTTGGAGCAGGAGCTCAGactctgaaatacacacattaaaTACAATATTGGGAAAGTGGGGGGGtaaaacatatatatgtgtgtgtgtgtgtttgtgtgtgcgcgcgtgtacGTGCGCGCTTATTTGAACCCGTGTGCAGAGGCTAGTTTGCAAAAAATACAGATACTCTTCAGCACCTGATGATCACCTGATGCTCTGAGGGCTCAAGGCTCCCGGCAGGAGGGAAGAGCTCGGTGAGGATTGGGGTTCCCTTTATTCATATTCAAAATAGTCAGATTTGAGGAGCAGGCAGGACCTCCCCTCCTCAGCTGGGCTTCCCCATCAgtggaacattctggaaagccGGGCTTTAAGCCCAGTGTTCAGCagcaatcccccccccccactttccgAACCCCAAAAGAGGTCTTTCATACACAAATGAGTCTAGTGCTCCGCGACCTTCGCCAGCCAATCAGGGTAAAAGTGAAGGTAACTGCAGTGGGATCACAAAAGTCACATTTGTAACAGCGGATGTGTCAGATAACAAAAAATTTGCTCCACCCAAGTTTTAAATATTGTCTGAAACACATGCGATCTGTATGCAAAGATAAGCACTGATTTAAGGTCGACCTCCCCTGTGGACATAATTGTTGTGAAAACTTGGGCTGGTGGTTGTTGCCcatctgtataaaaaaaaaaaaaacacacacactagctgtaCTGTGAAATTCAGCCAAGCTGAAATCTCatagataaatataaaaaaataaaataaagtgctgATCCACATTGTGTAATCCTCTCACTCCCAGGGGGCAGGGAGCTAATGTCCCCCCACCAACCCGAAAGAGAAAAGCTCAGTGAAGCCCAGCGTTCAGGCCAAATAGGTGTCTCACGCCACAGTGGCCTTAGCACAAAATTGTCCAAAACTTCAtcatattcatttatacaaCCTCTAACTCTTCTAGCAGTAGGTTCATACACTCATTCAccctttatagagctgagtagtTTTTTTCCGTATcagttcaagggtactacaagaggaggtgggactcgaacccagggcCCTCAGCTGCAACGGCTCTAAGCACCgcggcacctgctgccccacgaTGGTGGAACCCTCCTCTTCCGCTCGTGGCCTCAGTCCATTCACCTGCCAGTTCACGTGGCCCTCAAGACCCTCAAGGTGCTCCTTGGATCGCTGCTTACATTTGGCCCCTCATTAAATTGGGATTAAGGAGGAGTCACATTTGGCCCCAAATTCCACAGCTGTCAGCGGCGTTCCCATCTAGGGACAAAACAACGTCCAAATCCCGCTTGGAATCTAATGCTTTTGTATGGCCGAATTAGAGGACgcgcccctccccctccctgcaAACCTCAGCGAGCAGCACTAAGCGCCTTAAATCCACCTTCCTGGCACCGTTTTAGCTTTTCAGGACGGCGCTGCACTCTGACGTTGCCTGTGAGGCACACGAGACCCCAGACAGCTCCTCTGGAGCCACGAAGCCCAACATGAGGAACATCTCCTCCATTGTAAGAGCGAGAAACGGGTGTCGAACACACTGTGGGACTCCCTGTATGTTTGTAGGTAAAAGCCCAGTTTCTCACATCTCCAGCTGCACTGATGATTCACTTTCGATTCACTTTTACATCAAAATGCCCAGAGGTGTTAAAATTCTCCCCCTTTCAACATACTGAAATTTATtagtctgacacttttccccaaagcaacttacaaagtcaagctacttattatttacccatttatatagtcaGGTAATTTCTTTACcgcagcaatttaaggtaagtaccttgctcaagggtacgactgCTATAGGCAGGGTTTTAACtgatgacctttgggtccaaatccagcagcgctaaccactacgctaccagctgccccccccgtTCACTGTCGAAGGCTTGGAGAGGAGTTTTATGACAGAGCCATACAAATGAGGTCAAGATTCATAACCAATTTACAGCTTACAAGCTCTCaggctggaaaaaaatacatagagtgctgcttgaaggtatgtgaaccccgtgtcccttagttttaccgcaaAACGGACACTTCAAGAGTATCAgcatttctcatgtgacataatatgtgtgtaatgaccaattccatatgtccTTCAGAGGAAGTCATGTGCATAGTAGAAACTCACAAGtagtgtaaaggtgtaaaaacaagtgaagtttcattggttaaaccaagtagagTCAGGGTGTAAATcatattaaaactgatttaaattaCTATTTTTACGAGATAATGACTGTGCCCATAGGGCTCACATTCTTCGCAGCAACACCGGAGCAGCAGGAGCGACAGGGTACCAGGCGAACAGGAGCGGAGGCCAAAAGGGATTCCTACACCGAGAGACGCTGTGGTGCACAACTCGTGAACGTGGAAGGAATTTGGTGTGGAGATGATAAGCATGAAATGACTTAGAAAGGCAAACTAAAGGCGTTTCAGAAGTCTATATAATATCAGCACTTACTGTGCAAACTGCTCAGTCCTCTCAAAGGGGCCTTAAGAAACAAACaagctataattttttttttttttttaaaaaaaaaaaaaaaaaaaaaagggaatgaATGAGCGAAACCTCCAGACAGCATCTGGAACAACATGGTGAAGGAGATGAAACTGAGTCCGGCAAGGGAAGAGTTCCACAACCGACACCCACGCTTGGACCCGTCACACTCGAACGGCGGTTTCAATCGCTAGTGGCGGAGGGGAAGAGGGAAACACCTGGAAATTTCTTGTCCCCACTAAGCAAAAATGACACGACCCCCCCCCGAACCACTTCACTGCTCCTCAGCGTGACACCAGTGCAGAGACACGCAGTTCAGCTGCGCTCAGCAGagtggacggacggacagacagacagacagctggaTCACCTTTTCAAAGGATTCAGACGACACGGGGATGGTCAACATGAAAGCACGGCGAGTCCTTTGTCGCAAAACCACGAAGCCGGGCTGACTGGCAAGGTTTTAACGCGGTAAAGATGGCacgctacacacacacaaaaaaaatgtcttcaacTGTTTTTAATCAAAAATATTACAGCTCTCCTGCTTTTTCTGTACATGAACAGTCTTGCTCAGCTATACAGTGTAGTACCGATGCATttcactataaaaaaaaaaaagggggggggggcaaaattGTGTCCAACTGCCATTAACCGGGGGGTGTCATAGTCATACTTCAATATTAAGGTCCATCACTTCATTACCGAGGTGAAAGAAGTCCAGTATCATGTCACCAGTCTCACGTCCAGAGAAAGAAGCCTCTGATGGAGAAAGTCACCTCCACTGTGCCTACTGTACATCCTCATCGCGCCAAAAGTCCTCGTCTTTACAATAGAACTCGTTCCAGTAGAACTTTGAGTGGACCAGCAGCAGGTCCAGTCATCACAGTGCTTTAAGTCCATATCAAGTGTCCAGAGTCCatagaagagcagcagcagcagcaactggAACCAGCCAGTGTTCAAACTTGCCATCAAACATAAATCCAAGTTATTACTTGACACCTTTGATCACGGTGATGTACCATGATTGACCCATTGATTCAAagccttcagattacaaggcaacagccctaaacACTGttctacccactgcaccagttGGGGTTTTCTTCCCCAAGAAGATTGAGAAAGACCCGTTTCAGCGTCTCCATTCACGTGGCGTCCATTGCAGTGTCATTTAGGGACACCAGCCCTaactgtcctttttttccccgttttaaaatatgcaaatcgCAGCTGGTCGCTATcgcttcttcttctgcttgaGGGACTTCCTCCGTTTGAGGATCATCTCGTAGAGCTTGTCCATGCCCTCGTGGAGGCCCTCTCCGATGATGGCGCAGGCCGGCTGGACGTGGTACGTGGTGGATGGACTGAGCTCGTGCAGGGCCAGCTGCTTCTCGATGTCAGCCACCGGGAGGGACCTGGGCAAGTCCTGCTTGTTGGCGATCACCAGCAGTGGGGTCCCCTGGTTCTCTGCAAACTTGGTGACCTTGTGCAGCTCAGTCTTGGCCTCCTCCAGACGCTCCACGTCCACCGAGTCCACCACGTAGATGATGCCGTCCGTGCAGCGGCTGTAGGACTTCCACAGGGGTCTCAGCTTCTCCTGTCCCCCCACGTCCCAGAAGTGGCAGCTGATGCCCTTGGCCGTGCCGTTGCTCAGGCGGATGCGCTCCGTGTTGAAGCCGATGGTGGGCACCGTGTTCACAAACTCGTTGAACTTGAGGCGGTAAAGAACCGTGGTTTTACCTGCAGAGTCCAAACCTAGCATGACGATGTGGAGGGATTGGAAGGCAGAGATGTTGGAAAAGCTGTTCCCCATTTTCAGAGCTGGGTGTATTTCCCTGGGAACGACTGGATGTGTGGCAGATGATGAGatggttctgctgctgctggagaaggtcTTATCGGGGCGCCTCGCCTTTCGACCACGGCGTTGAGAAGAAAAGTGCCGACGACGCTCGTGCCAAATTGCAACAGGAAGAGTAAAACGGGACGAAAGCGGCGGCGCGAGGGAACCGTCTCACTGGAGCGGGGATCGCCTTCGGTACCGGGGGGCAAAGCTCCGCGTCCGCGCGCCAAACCCGGGGACGCGCATGTCCCTCACAATCAATCACTCAACGACGCGATAAATCATCCAGCGCAGCAGGAGCTCGGCTCCGGTCCGAAGACGCGCTTCCGAAGGACGGTCACAGGTCCGAAGCGAAGGAAGGAGCACGAGCCGCCCGCAGAGCAAAGTGCGCACGCGGCACCACCGCCGCCCTTAATATTGAGTCATGTTACAGTCCACGGATCGTCTCGTGTCCACGAACAGCGTCAGTCTCGCAGATGGTCCACAATCCACGCCGCGTCCCCGGAGCGCGTTCCTTCCCTCTGCGTTGCGGAACGCGCACTGGGGGCGAGCCGCTCCGCGCGGCCGGGGAAAACCTGCAGCCACGCTCAGATGCAAGACACGCCCACTGAGGGGCGGGGCCAAACTGAATATGCCCGCCTCCAGAATGTATAAACAGAGGCACCCCCCCGAGAAAACCCTAgggtaaaaaacaaaatatccatACGCGTGGACGAGCAGAACTGGCGCGAGCAGCTTTCAGCGTCACGAGTCATGTAACAAAACATGGAGTAAATGATCACAGGGGGCCGGGGGTAAAAGATAACAGATCTGAGGGATCCGCGCGGAGGAAGCGATACATTGTTTCCATTGGGCAGGGGGGGGGGTTTCAATGACGCAGGAATTTGGATACTTTGTTACCATTTTCAGAACGTTGTCAATTTTCTGCCGAACGTCACACATGTGGTTAGATAAGTAAAGGCTGGTAAAACAAGGTGAACATTGTTTTTAGGTATAAAACTGTGGTTCGATACATGAGGGAAACATAACCATAacaggaaaaagagaaatgagcCCGAGTCTGGGGGGGTGTGTAGCCGTACAGGAACCCATTGGACACAGTGGAATAACCCATCTCTTAAAGAGGATCCTAAAAACAGCAGTAATTTattcactgtactgtacatgcactacactgtacacacaccggtgtgtgtgcgcgcatttATTCGACGTTTACTACGACCGCTAACTTACGCTGTCATTTTAACGGTGTGTTTGGATGCAcagcagcgccacctgctgcgctGCACAAGCAATATCTACCATGTCTGCTTTCCCGGCATGCTCGGAAAACAACCAATCATATTTCAGTAAACAAATCACGAGGGAGGACTAATTTGTCAATCACAAGGAACACAACCAATCATTTTAGGACTTGACTGTCAGTGAttccgccccccccctccccttccccgtCATTAATTGATTTCTGTAATACTTTGAAAAGTGAGCGTTTGGTAACTCTGTGCCTTAAATTAGCTCGGAAAGCTGTGAACTTCACAGTGCAAATATCACTGTGTTTGAAAACACTTTGCATTGATTGTTTTGTCTTCACTGATGACTTTAGTGCAACACTTTTAAGTTCAAAAACAGCGCgactgtgtgtgactgcagaCGGGCTGTGCGAATAACGTAACGCTTTCAGCTACAGCCTTCGGGCCAAATGcggcaggttcgaatcccacagcGACTCATTGTTAAGATAACTGAAGTTATTCAGACATTTACACATAcgaataattttactggagctagtatttaaggtaagtaccttgtcctGCAATtagaggggattcgaaccccctGCCTATAGATCCAGGCAGCAGCGCGAACCGCAACAACTACTGCTGCCTAACTAATGATACCAACTGTACCCAAAACAGTAACTCATCACATAGTAAGTATCATGAagtattcagttatttttccaCCATAGTATTTCTCGGCACCgaggttaaataaaaaaattgaaaacggCGGTCAGTTTTCTTGACAACATCGTTTAAATCACAGGTGAAAGACCGTTTCTTCCCGCCTTCTTGAAGCAAAAAGAGAGGTGATTGGACGGTTCAAATGACTGACACATGTCCCTTAAAGTTGATTGGCCGTTGAAAAGACGGACGagtattttgtgaaatgtgattTGTTGCAGTTTCAGGTTTTACACTTAAGACCACGTGGTGTGAAACCCCTGGAAGGGTCTTACCTGGAGGCACAGAGGTAGATTCCAGTTACTTGGAGCAGGAAGATGTGATTGattgactgaatgaatgaatgaataaacaccTACTGTTTTCACGTGTATTTTATCATATCGTATTTCCTATAAGAAACAAATCCTGCAACTTGAAGTATCTACTCTTAAATGGCCAGTAACTGGGCTCTTGAAAAAAGTCCCCTTCAGTTGCAAACATTTAACACTCCAATTAATTATCAATTTCAGAGCTGATCGATCAGTTTCCACACAGAAAAGAATTGCCTCTGGCTTTGAGTAGGAATCAGCTGGTTTGTGTTTAATGCCAAATTCTACTAAACTTTCTGAAGTCTAGTCCGGCTCGACGTCTCCTCTGTCACCTGCAGTAAATGGCCACTTTAATCTCTAATGGGAGCTCAAATGGAATTAAATCACAAAATGCAATTACGTTGCTGTCCGCTAGATGGCAGGGTGTCACAGGGGCTCGCAGTCTGCTGCTCAATCACATCCGAAGTAACTACTGTatttgtacagattttttttttttttttttttggacgaTGTCCTTATTTCACTTTTTGCCGCAGTTGATTTATCAGATCTGTTGCGAAATAGAAAATGAGCTAATGACCATTTGGAAAAATCAGAACAGATGAGCATGAACGCGGTTGGCTGGCATCCCTCTTGGGGGCCGATTGGAGCCAATAGGAGCAAGCGGTCAGTGAACATGCGGCAGCGTGTCTCCTGCAGGGCACATCGCACCGCGGGATTAATTACTTAGCAAATTGCAATTCCACACCTCTCATGTTCCTGCAGTCCAGAgtaatgcaacacacacacacacacacgcacgcacacacacccggGCCTGTATGAATTCCCTGCCAAAGTCCATCCCTGCACCTGGCATGGCGAGGTGTGAGGCGGTTTCGCTCAAACTCCCACCGCAGTATCAGGTACAGCAGGGTGCGCCTTACCCCTCTGAGCTGGAATTCAGAAAATGTGGCAGAAAacagctcagcagcagcagcgtctcCTTAATAAGTTCCAAATAGGAGCCCTAATTCGTGGAGCTCGAGAGGCGACCACTTCAGATCCACTTGTgcactttcattattatttagtttatgAGCCACATCTGCTTGATGCCAGAAGTGGAATGAGATCAATAAACCATCTCACTGGTGGGAATTAGTAGCCCTTTCTAATGAGACATAATCAATAAAGTGATAAGACAAGAGAAGAGAATGCTGAATATGATAAGAGCAAAAGATGCGTTGCTCAAGGGCGCAGTGAGGAAGGCCGTGGTGTATGTTGATGGCGCACACACGTTG from Scleropages formosus chromosome 12, fSclFor1.1, whole genome shotgun sequence harbors:
- the arl4ca gene encoding ADP-ribosylation factor-like 4Ca; this encodes MGNSFSNISAFQSLHIVMLGLDSAGKTTVLYRLKFNEFVNTVPTIGFNTERIRLSNGTAKGISCHFWDVGGQEKLRPLWKSYSRCTDGIIYVVDSVDVERLEEAKTELHKVTKFAENQGTPLLVIANKQDLPRSLPVADIEKQLALHELSPSTTYHVQPACAIIGEGLHEGMDKLYEMILKRRKSLKQKKKR